A DNA window from Cydia pomonella isolate Wapato2018A chromosome 18, ilCydPomo1, whole genome shotgun sequence contains the following coding sequences:
- the LOC133527991 gene encoding uncharacterized protein LOC133527991 gives MAFKIACVVLALAVAALGHSQYGGSGGYGGGHGSHGGQGGQGGQGGFGGQGGIQDDVGFGQNGHGGQGQHGQGGFQHDQGFGQGGLGGQGGQGQGFGQGGHGQGGYGQGGQSGFGQQGQHGPHGGQGQAGQGGFGQDSGFGQGGQGGFGQQGQGGYGGNHGNRGGGYQQHGY, from the exons ATGGCTTTCAAA ATTGCGTGCGTAGTCTTAGCTCTGGCAGTGGCTGCCCTCG GTCACTCCCAGTATGGCGGTAGCGGCGGTTATGGAGGTGGCCACGGCAGCCACGGCGGTCAAGGCGGTCAGGGCGGTCAGGGCGGTTTTGGCGGTCAGGGTGGTATCCAAGATGATGTAGGTTTTGGACAAAATGGACACGGAGGACAGGGTCAGCACGGGCAAGGCGGTTTTCAACATGACCAAGGTTTTGGACAAGGAGGATTAGGCGGACAAGGTGGTCAAGGACAGGGTTTCGGTCAAGGTGGTCATGGACAGGGTGGTTACGGACAGGGTGGTCAGAGTGGTTTCGGTCAACAGGGTCAGCACGGCCCTCATGGTGGTCAAGGCCAAGCCGGTCAGGGAGGTTTTGGTCAAGACAGCGGTTTCGGACAAGGCGGACAAGGTGGTTTTGGACAACAAGGCCAGGGTGGTTACGGTGGCAACCATGGCAACCGTGGTGGCGGATACCAGCAACATGGATACTAA
- the LOC133527986 gene encoding spidroin-1-like, translating into MSRFTILFVIALAYEAFGEGVKKDTVATDSNAEQSGLYGSIASPGLIGGSLIGGPAIVAGGPGLIGGGALVGSGQALNNAAAVGAAQLSALHNAQAVQAANIANAAAAAIQGARVTEGAARAGQVNAINNARALDAARIANLQRAQAAAYENARAVEAARSAAAGSAIEAGRAAEADRLANAARIQGLAIAQARAVEAARIANAARAQAAAVAASAAQAQAVADAAARQAQAGALLLGAGGVGVVGVAPVAVGLAGGPVAVGGPVVGSLGGLGAYGGGWGYGAGKWH; encoded by the coding sequence GTGTGAAGAAAGACACCGTCGCTACTGATTCCAATGCTGAACAATCGGGACTTTACGGTTCTATCGCCAGCCCTGGCCTGATCGGCGGCAGCCTCATCGGTGGCCCGGCCATCGTCGCCGGAGGCCCCGGCCTCATCGGCGGTGGTGCCCTCGTGGGCAGCGGCCAGGCTCTCAATAACGCCGCCGCTGTTGGCGCGGCTCAACTCAGCGCCCTCCACAACGCACAGGCCGTCCAGGCCGCTAACATCGCCAACGCGGCCGCTGCCGCTATACAGGGAGCCCGTGTGACCGAAGGCGCCGCCCGTGCTGGACAAGTGAACGCTATCAACAACGCTAGGGCTTTGGATGCGGCGCGCATCGCTAACTTGCAGAGGGCTCAGGCTGCTGCATACGAGAACGCTAGGGCCGTAGAGGCTGCGCGCAGCGCTGCTGCGGGAAGCGCCATTGAGGCCGGCCGCGCTGCCGAGGCTGACCGTCTTGCCAACGCCGCCCGTATCCAAGGTCTGGCTATCGCTCAGGCCCGCGCCGTGGAAGCCGCTCGCATCGCCAACGCGGCTCGCGCACAGGCGGCCGCCGTCGCCGCTAGCGCTGCTCAAGCTCAGGCTGTCGCTGACGCGGCCGCCAGACAGGCCCAAGCCGGAGCACTGCTGCTCGGCGCTGGCGGCGTCGGTGTAGTAGGCGTTGCGCCGGTAGCGGTCGGTCTCGCTGGTGGCCCTGTGGCTGTTGGAGGCCCGGTGGTAGGCTCTCTCGGCGGTCTCGGCGCCTACGGCGGCGGCTGGGGCTACGGTGCTGGCAAATGGCACtaa